The following coding sequences lie in one Leishmania donovani BPK282A1 complete genome, chromosome 11 genomic window:
- a CDS encoding transcription modulator/accessory protein, putative, protein MVASANIGGTPKRIRKVSAALRAPTATGKRKYTRRATAAAPKAVADTVDSATVGASASTSSASGTEAKHRPSTHQGGDSASGTDAHGTRDEEEEVYSGQYELSPEETYRQTSERLLLPLNAVRFVLTQAKEGATIPFLARYRQGETGRMDETQLRLVMDTAKEVAEVHRRRQFMLRSLESRGLLTPALQTALESMVHVSQLEDAWEPYKERRTSLASRGRAAGLGPYADALLHFNPEDPDCKARLDELSAFVRRTDEGERLLTAIVAEDVQRSEELRRRLGEYCRHTARLSSTLMAKPRKKAAKELHEESFEALRKHFAYYDNKSWSVQRVAAHVVLALQRGEAKGALKVDTISGPKSHGLFMHTVREQYPSLNRLLSSSSPSMPTADSAGAYSHVFRDFGYERKIVHAGLQAAYDHLVKQAHFAIRRDLKKSAEQEAIVVFAHNLQHMLLQRPLSRSRILAMDPGLANGVKCVALDENGAVETFFTCTLMDEQKMRRYVIQVVESRKLNKVVIGNGTASGRVTDLIADLIKQQKWTDVEFAVVSEAGASVYSVSDIAKEEFPNLDVMYRGAVSIGRRVLDPLSELVKIPVRSMGIGMYQHDVNEKELMRELSYVLESCVAKVGVNAASANRYVMEKVPGIKKRIVDQIVLARHAKKLHSREDLRRVPAMTESVYEQIAGFFRFPNSPEPLDNTSIHPESYPLVRRLVTLYTAGQLGDGEAMAEKPGDAADGAATALGNARIRQQVAQQLERMSPAQLSSLASEKLSCSVETLELLRQELLHPGLDPRASLPHAGLMRRDVYDVKNLRSGELLSGVVQSVTMFGAFVDCGLHDAVLLRGEGVDALQVGMYLDQCIRFDCLDHLQRPRVLLVRAAAPAASGDSADGGKGCALSAAPRRLRLEAEDVLGRNGRGFVSQASPDVQIYGSVASSAEGDVTAAAPTLTARVMRERKRRAAEALGSANGTAATGAMRAEESSQANRTSRQHLFHSPAGKRAREKPETDALFRRAPRRVEDVVVASAAARPNSTLSLQSPKCPTINGASTEPPASASQTSKPTARRVDTGDASDQLGAGGDGGDGGDTVFLF, encoded by the coding sequence ATGGTAGCCAGCGCCAACATTGGGGGGACGCCGAAGCGGATCAGGAAGGTGTCAGCGGCGCTCAGGGCGCCAACCGCAACGGGGAAGAGGAAATACACTCGAAgggccactgctgctgcacctaAGGCAGTGGCTGACACCGTTGACAGCGCCACCGTGGGCGCATCTGCAtcgacctcctccgcctccgggACTGAGGCGAAGCATCGCCCATCGACGCACCAGGGTGGCGACAGTGCCTCGGGCACGGATGCTCATGGCACccgagacgaggaggaggaggtgtacAGTGGGCAGTATGAGTTGTCGCCCGAGGAGACGTACCGGCAAACAAGTGAGCGCCTGCTACTCCCCCTGAACGCCGTCCGATTTGTGCTGACACAGGCGAAGGAGGGCGCCACGATCCCCTTCCTTGCGCGGTACCGGCAGGGCGAGACCGGCCGAATGGACGAGACGCAGTTGCGCCTTGTCATGGATACCGCCAAGGAGGTGGCTgaggtgcaccgccgccgccagttCATGCTGCGAAGTCTGGAAAGTCGAGGCTTgctgacgccggcgctcCAGACGGCTCTCGAGTCCATGGTGCACGTCAGCCAGCTCGAGGATGCTTGGGAGCCGTACAAGGAGCGTCGAACAAGCCTTGCCTCGCGCGGACGCGCTGCCGGGCTAGGGCCGTACGCCgacgccctcctccacttcaATCCCGAAGACCCCGATTGCAAGGCGCGCCTCGACGAGCTGAGCGCGTTTGTGCGTCGCACTGACGAGGGGGAGCGGTTGCTGACCGCCATTGTCGCCGAAGACGTGCAGCGAAGCGaagagctgcggcgccgacttGGCGAGTACTGCCGTCACACGGCGCGCCTGTCGTCCACGCTGATGGCGAAGCCACGCAAGAAGGCCGCGAAGGAGCTGCATGAGGAGAGCTTCGaagcgctgcgcaagcactTCGCCTACTACGACAACAAGTCATGGTCAGTCCagcgcgtcgcggcgcacgttgtgctggcgctgcagcgcggcgaggcCAAGGGCGCGCTAAAGGTGGACACGATATCAGGCCCGAAGAGCCACGGGTTGTTCATGCACACCGTTCGCGAGCAGTACCCCTCCCTGAATCGGCTGCtatcgtcgtcatcgccttCCATGCCCACCGCGGACAGCGCTGGTGCCTACTCCCACGTCTTTCGTGATTTCGGCTATGAACGGAAGATTGTGCATGCTGGCTTGCAGGCAGCGTACGACCACCTCGTTAAACAGGCGCACTTTGCGATTCGGCGAGACTTGAAGAAGAGCGCGGAGCAGGAGGCCATCGTCGTGTTTGCGCACAACCTGCAGCACATGCTTCTCCAGCGacctctctcccgctcgcGCATCTTGGCGATGGATCCTGGCTTGGCGAACGGCGTGAAGTGCGTGGCGCTGGACGAGAACGGCGCAGTTGAAACTTTCTTCACCTGCACACTCATGGACGAGCAGAAGATGCGGCGCTACGTCATTCAGGTGGTCGAGTCGAGGAAGTTGAACAAGGTCGTGATTGGCAACGGCACGGCATCTGGCCGCGTGACGGACTTGATTGCGGACCTCATCAAGCAGCAGAAGTGGACAGATGTGGAGTTCGCCGTCGTGAGCGAGGCGGGCGCGAGTGTGTACTCAGTGTCTGATATTGCGAAGGAGGAGTTTCCCAACCTCGACGTCATGTACCGTGGCGCGGTGAGCATCGGCCGTCGCGTGCTGGACCCGTTGAGCGAGCTGGTAAAGATACCAGTGCGCAGCATGGGCATTGGAATGTACCAGCATGACGTGAACGAGAAGGAGCTGATGCGGGAGTTGAGCTACGTGCTGGAGTCCTGCGTTGCCAAGGTCGGAGTCAACGCGGCCAGCGCAAACCGCTACGTCATGGAGAAGGTTCCTGGCATTAAGAAGAGAATTGTGGACCAGATTGTGCTGGCGCGCCATGCGAAGAAGCTGCATAGCCGCGAAGACTTGCGGCGGGTGCCGGCCATGACGGAGAGCGTCTACGAGCAAATCGCAGGCTTCTTCCGCTTCCCTAACTCGCCAGAGCCACTCGACAACACGAGTATCCACCCCGAGTCTTACCCGCTGGTGCGGCGTCTCGTGACGCTGTACACGGCGGGCCAGCTGGGGGACGGCGAAGCGATGGCCGAGAAGCCGGGGGACGCGGCAGAtggtgcggcgacggcactcGGTAACGCACGCATCCGCCAGCAGGTCGCccagcagctggagcgcatGTCTCCCGCTCAACTTTCGAGCTTGGCCTCTGAGAAGCTGTCTTGCAGCGTAGAGACGCTGGAGCTGTTACGCCAAGAGCTGCTTCACCCGGGCTTGGACCCGCgcgcttcgctgccgcaTGCCGGACTAATGCGCCGCGACGTGTACGACGTGAAGAATCTCCGTTCCGGCGAACTGCTCTCCGGTGTCGTGCAGAGCGTCACAATGTTTGGTGCGTTCGTTGACTGCGGCCTGCACGACGCTGTGCTCTTGCGCGGTGAAGGCgtggatgcgctgcaggtgggCATGTACCTGGACCAGTGCATCCGCTTTGACTGCCTCGACCACTTGCAGCGTCCGCGGGTGCTCTtggtgcgcgctgctgctcctgccgcCTCTGGCGACAGCGCAGATGGCGGGAAAGGATGTGCGCTGTCGGCCGCGCCTCGACGGCTTCGGCTGGAGGCCGAGGACGTTCTCGGCAGAAACGGGCGAGGCTTCGTCAGCCAAGCTTCACCCGACGTGCAGATCTACGGCTCAGTGGCGAGCAGTGCGGAGGGGGATgtgacagcagcggcgccaacgCTGACCGCGCGGGTGATGCGGGAGCGCAaacgccgcgccgcggaggcgctcgGTAGCGCTAACGGCACCGCGGCGACCGGTGCGAtgagggcagaggagagcAGTCAGGCGAACCGGACATCTCGGCAGCACCTATTCCACTCTCCGGCGGGGAAGCGAGCCCGGGAGAAGCCAGAGACGGATGCCCTCTttcgccgcgcgccgcggcgtgtgGAGGATGTCGTCGttgcttctgctgccgctcgtccAAATTCGACCCTGTCCTTGCAGTCGCCGAAGTGTCCCACCATAAACGGCGCCTCCACGGAACCGCCTGCAAGCGCTTCGCAGACGTCGAAGCCGACTGCTCGGAGAGTAGACACGGGGGATGCCAGTGACCAGcttggtgccggcggtgacggcggtgacggcggcgacacggTCTTCTTATTTTGA
- a CDS encoding cytochrome b5, putative, whose product MSEGELRVYSWEEIAKHTNDDDCWVVMYDKVLDVSKWLQEHPGGLDPIKDMAGMDITNSFESIGHSSTALVKSKSFIIGCVDPEESKMRKEAAKKASAPAPKWSETKREELRRYKGGEGIIPLPVLIGAMVAILALLFYLLK is encoded by the coding sequence ATGTCTGAGGGCGAACTGCGGGTGTACTCATGGGAGGAGATCGCGAAGCACACGAATGATGACGACTGCTGGGTGGTGATGTACGACAAAGTGCTGGATGTGAGCAAGTGGCTGCAGGAGCACCCTGGCGGCCTCGACCCCATCAAGGACATGGCTGGCATGGATATCACGAACAGCTTCGAGAGTATTGGGCACTCGAGCACAGCGTTGGTCAAAAGTAAAAGCTTCATCATCGGCTGCGTGGACCCGGAGGAGTCGAAGATGCGCAAGGAGGCCGCAAAGAAGGCGTCAGCCCCGGCCCCAAAGTGGTCGGAGACGAAACGCGAAGAGCTGCGGCGCTACAAGGGTGGTGAGGGTATTATCCCGCTGCCCGTCCTCATCGGGGCGATGGTAGCCATCCTGGCTCTTCTCTTCTATCTGTTGAagtga